A genomic window from Amia ocellicauda isolate fAmiCal2 chromosome 15, fAmiCal2.hap1, whole genome shotgun sequence includes:
- the LOC136772026 gene encoding ninjurin-2 → MATTRGRVNLQSARARARSGLTPINLNQYATKKSVAESMLDVALLMANASQLKAVLEQGPEFKYFITLLALIGVSLLLQMIVGVLFIIMARKNLNDIYNHRMLDIINNVATGLVFITAIINVFITAFGVQKTGLYPN, encoded by the exons TCTGCGCGTGCACGAGCCAGGAGTGGCCTGACGCCCATCAACCTGAACCAGTATGCGACAAAGAAGAGCGTGGCAGAAAGCATGCTGGATGTGGCCTTGCTTATGGCCAATGCCTCGCAGCTGAAAGCAGTACTGGAGCAGGGGCCAGAGTTCAAGTACTTCATCACCTTGTTGGCTCTCATTGGGGTTTCCCTCCTCCTCCAGATGATTGTGGGGGTCCTCTTCATCATCATGG CTCGAAAAAACCTCAATGACATCTACAACCATAGAATGCTGGATATAATTAACAACGTGGCCACAGGGCTAGTGTTCATCACGGCCATCATCAATGTTTTCATCACTGCATTTGGGGTGCAGAAGACAGGGCTCTATCCCAACTGA